In Priestia megaterium NBRC 15308 = ATCC 14581, the following proteins share a genomic window:
- a CDS encoding aspartyl-phosphate phosphatase Spo0E family protein, whose product MSMLINSVGQIKDLRKYIAKKRKELIDLGSNYGLLDKKTIKCSQDLDKLINLHMKSYSSSTNMFLDYGGDLPRMRHSYSNYKISDFKYEVKAVELARSNIRFCSAQLIAHSNLATFGVCTALVLVDNGTKAGFVALQNLRKLTTRS is encoded by the coding sequence ATGTCAATGCTAATCAATTCAGTAGGTCAAATAAAAGACTTACGAAAGTACATTGCAAAAAAAAGGAAAGAATTAATTGATCTAGGTAGTAATTATGGACTTTTAGATAAAAAAACAATTAAGTGTAGTCAAGATTTGGACAAGCTTATAAATTTGCATATGAAATCTTATTCTAGTTCAACTAACATGTTTTTAGATTACGGAGGAGATCTACCTAGAATGAGACACTCCTATAGTAATTATAAAATTAGTGATTTCAAATATGAGGTAAAAGCCGTTGAGCTTGCAAGAAGTAATATTCGTTTTTGTTCTGCCCAATTGATTGCTCATTCAAATCTAGCAACATTTGGAGTATGTACTGCTTTAGTTCTAGTTGATAATGGAACTAAAGCAGGTTTTGTTGCCCTTCAAAATTTACGGAAGTTAACAACTCGTTCGTGA
- a CDS encoding DUF3231 family protein: MSRNNNRLTSSEITSLWVQYIRETMAICISKYVLATVKDSGIRSLFEFCLGLSEKHLKVLTKILNNENFPLPNGFTDKDVNLQASSLFTDSFWLQYIHDMTIHGLSGYGMSFSGSVRKDIRDHYYQCNIDAMDVYNKSIDILLSKGIYERDPYYSTPQNSEFITDLGYAMDILGKKRPLNTMEASNIYFNLRKSIAAKGIILGFQQVTKDKKAHKFMGDALNLYNKHIGIFSSILHEANLHSPGLLDTQVTNSKVAPFSDKLMLFHAGFMFNLAMIYYSNAMATSMRIDVITHCEASILRDLKLTISWGNIMIERGWIEKPPQANDRKELPHN; encoded by the coding sequence TTGAGCAGAAACAACAATAGATTAACTTCCTCAGAAATTACAAGCCTGTGGGTACAATACATTCGGGAAACAATGGCAATTTGTATTAGCAAATACGTATTAGCAACCGTTAAAGACTCCGGAATTCGATCCCTTTTCGAATTTTGTTTAGGATTATCTGAAAAGCATCTTAAAGTGTTAACGAAGATTTTAAATAACGAGAATTTCCCTCTACCAAATGGCTTCACGGATAAAGATGTAAACCTGCAAGCTTCTTCTTTATTTACAGATTCCTTTTGGCTACAGTACATACATGATATGACAATTCATGGATTATCAGGATATGGTATGTCTTTTAGTGGCTCAGTTCGAAAAGATATACGGGATCATTACTATCAATGTAATATTGATGCGATGGACGTTTATAATAAATCAATTGATATTCTCTTATCTAAAGGAATTTATGAAAGAGATCCTTATTATTCTACGCCACAAAACAGTGAATTCATTACGGACTTAGGATATGCAATGGACATATTGGGGAAGAAAAGGCCTTTAAATACGATGGAGGCTTCAAATATATACTTTAATTTGAGAAAGAGTATTGCAGCAAAGGGGATTATTCTTGGTTTTCAGCAAGTAACTAAGGACAAAAAAGCACATAAATTTATGGGTGATGCTTTAAATTTGTACAACAAACATATTGGTATTTTTTCTTCGATATTACATGAAGCCAACCTTCATTCTCCAGGGTTATTAGACACCCAAGTTACAAATTCGAAAGTAGCTCCTTTCTCAGATAAATTAATGTTATTTCATGCCGGGTTTATGTTTAATTTAGCAATGATATATTACTCCAATGCTATGGCTACAAGTATGAGGATAGATGTAATAACACATTGTGAAGCATCTATTCTAAGGGATTTAAAACTTACTATAAGTTGGGGAAACATTATGATTGAAAGAGGATGGATAGAGAAACCTCCTCAAGCAAATGATCGAAAGGAATTGCCTCATAATTAA
- a CDS encoding YaiI/YqxD family protein yields MKIYVDADACPVKDIIISEGTNAEIPVILVTSFSHFSNVEQPSGVETIYVDSGADAADYRIMRLAEKGDIIVTQDYGLASLGLAKGCAVLHHNGSSYTNENIDQLLQTRYLSAMARKSGKRTKGPKPFTSEDKEKFKGLFKRAISR; encoded by the coding sequence ATGAAAATTTATGTTGATGCCGATGCTTGTCCGGTAAAAGATATCATTATCTCTGAAGGTACGAATGCTGAAATTCCTGTTATCCTTGTTACTAGCTTTTCTCATTTTTCTAATGTGGAACAACCATCAGGAGTGGAAACCATTTATGTTGATTCTGGAGCAGATGCTGCGGATTATCGTATTATGAGGTTAGCAGAAAAAGGAGATATAATCGTTACGCAAGATTATGGTCTTGCTTCGCTAGGTTTAGCAAAAGGGTGTGCGGTACTTCACCATAATGGGTCTAGCTATACAAATGAAAACATTGACCAATTATTACAAACACGTTATTTGAGTGCAATGGCTCGAAAAAGTGGAAAGCGTACAAAGGGGCCAAAACCATTTACATCAGAAGATAAAGAGAAATTTAAGGGGCTTTTTAAAAGAGCGATTTCACGTTAA
- a CDS encoding STAS domain-containing protein: MEIIYNSREKMTDFIKDNRQNFQDKLLSEAVNVASKINDILETGNIDLLKNAQKLSLYVVEQKEEQLVAFAQQEGVAWAEHSLTLAFKLEWVQSIRRTLWHFLYQYDRINNLFNSREEFYALEKQINDRIDQFLNTFLISYSKYKDELIASQRELVEHLSVPVIPLSQSIAVLPLIGMIDTYRIQTIEEKVLTAISDLKIQTLIIDLSGAANMEMHVIDHFQKVLTGISMMGCKAILTGLRADLVRTMIHSGISFEEKAETKGTLQQTLKEYLELHQI, encoded by the coding sequence ATGGAGATTATTTATAATTCAAGAGAGAAAATGACCGATTTTATTAAAGATAACAGACAAAATTTCCAAGATAAACTCTTATCAGAGGCGGTTAACGTAGCCTCTAAGATTAATGACATTTTAGAAACTGGAAATATTGATCTTTTAAAAAATGCTCAAAAGTTATCTCTATATGTCGTGGAGCAAAAGGAAGAACAACTTGTTGCTTTCGCTCAACAAGAAGGGGTAGCCTGGGCTGAGCACTCCTTAACTCTTGCCTTCAAACTAGAATGGGTACAGTCTATTAGGCGAACATTATGGCATTTTCTCTATCAATATGATCGAATAAATAACCTATTTAATAGCCGTGAAGAATTTTATGCCTTAGAGAAACAGATTAATGATCGGATTGACCAGTTTCTTAACACTTTTCTAATTAGTTATTCAAAATATAAAGATGAATTAATCGCTTCTCAGAGAGAATTAGTTGAACATTTATCGGTTCCTGTTATACCACTTAGTCAATCCATAGCTGTATTACCGTTAATCGGAATGATAGACACATACCGTATCCAAACGATTGAGGAGAAAGTACTGACAGCCATATCAGATTTAAAGATTCAAACATTAATTATAGACCTTTCTGGAGCTGCTAACATGGAGATGCATGTTATTGATCATTTTCAGAAAGTGTTAACTGGAATTTCAATGATGGGATGTAAAGCTATTCTTACAGGTTTACGTGCTGACCTAGTTAGGACCATGATTCACTCAGGAATCTCCTTTGAAGAAAAGGCAGAAACAAAAGGAACGTTACAGCAAACATTAAAAGAATACCTAGAACTCCACCAGATATAG
- a CDS encoding DUF3231 family protein: MEKLNSAEIGKLWAIYMGNSMATCILSYFLQHVEDQDVKKLLENALNLSKEFQSTIKDTFIKENIPIPNGFTKDDVNLAAPRLFEDEFYVHYLRYVTKVGLSLYSVGIPLMYRADIRKFSLYCMESTIELGEHIKDVSIIKGWVIKSPIIPAPQKVNIAHKNYLKGFIGDVRPLHALEIAHLYDNLETNVASKALVMAFSQVTKTKKIRNLFIKGEELTYKAIEGYIKKLHDDNLPSPELIDHLVTTSTFSPFSDKLMVFHKMDMFSMRVRNFGNSVAVNGRRDLALMYADFLKDITGFVHDAADIMIENGWMETPPEAADREDLSSE, from the coding sequence ATGGAAAAATTAAATTCTGCGGAAATAGGTAAACTTTGGGCTATATATATGGGTAATAGCATGGCTACATGTATTCTAAGTTATTTTCTCCAACATGTTGAAGACCAAGATGTAAAGAAGTTATTAGAAAATGCATTAAACTTGAGTAAAGAATTTCAAAGTACTATAAAAGATACTTTCATAAAAGAGAACATTCCCATTCCAAATGGTTTCACAAAAGATGATGTTAATCTTGCTGCTCCAAGATTATTTGAAGATGAGTTCTATGTACATTATTTAAGATACGTAACTAAAGTAGGGCTTAGTCTTTACAGTGTAGGAATACCGTTAATGTATAGAGCGGATATAAGGAAATTTTCTCTTTATTGTATGGAGTCAACTATAGAATTGGGTGAACATATCAAAGATGTTTCAATAATTAAAGGGTGGGTTATTAAATCGCCTATTATTCCGGCACCACAAAAAGTAAATATAGCACATAAAAATTATTTAAAAGGTTTCATTGGAGATGTACGACCTTTACATGCGTTAGAAATTGCTCATTTATACGATAATCTAGAGACAAACGTGGCAAGCAAAGCCTTGGTAATGGCGTTTAGTCAAGTTACAAAAACGAAAAAGATTCGAAATTTATTTATAAAAGGAGAAGAACTTACTTATAAAGCGATTGAAGGTTATATAAAAAAACTTCATGATGATAACTTGCCTTCTCCAGAACTAATTGATCATTTAGTGACAACTTCAACATTTTCTCCTTTTTCCGATAAATTAATGGTTTTTCATAAGATGGATATGTTTTCAATGAGAGTAAGAAATTTTGGAAATTCAGTAGCAGTAAACGGAAGACGCGATTTAGCGCTAATGTATGCAGATTTTTTAAAGGATATAACAGGATTTGTTCATGACGCAGCCGATATCATGATAGAAAATGGGTGGATGGAAACACCGCCCGAAGCTGCTGATAGAGAAGACTTATCTTCAGAGTAA